Proteins encoded in a region of the Salvelinus sp. IW2-2015 linkage group LG27, ASM291031v2, whole genome shotgun sequence genome:
- the LOC111953263 gene encoding LOW QUALITY PROTEIN: cyclin-dependent kinase 8-like (The sequence of the model RefSeq protein was modified relative to this genomic sequence to represent the inferred CDS: inserted 3 bases in 2 codons) has protein sequence MDYDFKVMLTGERERVEDLFEYEGCKVGRGTYGHVYKAKRKDGKDDKDYALKQIEGTGISMSACREIALLRELKHPNVISLQKVFLSHADRKVXLLFDYAEHDLWHIIKFHRASKANKKPLQLPRGMVKSLLYQILDGIHYLHANWVLHRDLKPANILVMGEGPERGRVKIADMGFARLFNSPLKPLADLDPVVVTFWYRAPELLLGASHYTKAIDIWAIGCIFAELLTSEXIFHCRQEDIKTSNPYHHDQLDRIFNVMASPLVRELGWAGPGGR, from the exons ATGGACTATGATTTCAAAGTGATGCTGACCGGGGAGAGAGAACGTGTAGAGGACCTGTTTGAATATGAGGGATGCAAAGTGGGAAGAGGCACCTACGGCCATGTATATAAAGCAAAGCGAAAAGATGG GAAGGATGATAAGGACTACGCCCTCAAGCAGATTGAAGGCACTGGCATCTCCATGTCTGCCTGCAGAGAGATTGCA CTACTGCGGGAGCTGAAGCATCCTAATGTTATCTCACTGCAGAAGGTGTTCCTGTCACACGCAGACCGCAAAG TGCTGCTCTTCGACTACGCCGAGCATGACCTCTGG CACATCATAAAGTTCCACAGAGCGTCCAAGGCCAATAAGAAGCCCCTGCAGCTGCCCAGGGGAATGGTCAAGTCCCTGCTCTACCAGATCCTGGACGGCATCCATTACTTACACGCCAACTGGGTCCTACACAGAGACCTG AAACCTGCCAACATCCTAGTGATGGGGGAGGGGCCAGAGAGGGGTCGAGTAAAGATCG CGGACATGGGCTTTGCCCGCCTCTTTAACTCKCCACTGAAGCCGTTAGCAGATCTGGACCCTGTGGTGGTCACCTTCTGGTACAGGGCACCAGAGCTACTGCTAGGTGCCAGYCACTACACCAAAGCCATCG ACATCTGGGCTATTGGCTGCATCTTTGCCGAGCTGTTGACATCTGA CATCTTCCACTGTCGCCAAGAGGACATCAAGACCAGTAACCCCTACCACCACGATCAGCTGGACCGAATCTTCAACGTCATGGCTTCCCCGCTGGTGAgagagctgggctgggctgggcctggcggcaggtag